The following is a genomic window from Bacteroidales bacterium.
ATTCTGAATAAGCAATTTGCCAAAGCAGAAAATTACTTATACGGGATTCTCCGCTTGTCCGTATCATTAATTCAGGATCCGGAATACCATATGTGGCCAGATAAGTTGAAAAAATATGCTCAGTGATAGGCATATCCAGTTTACCCGACAACATATCCGACTTCATCCTGTTCACAGCATCTAGTATTTCCCAACGCCCGCTGTAATTCAAAGCCAAAACCAACTTTAATCCACTATTATGTGCTGTTTTTTCTTTGGCATTTTTTAACTGTAAGGATACTTCTTCAGATAAGCCTCCAATATTCCCGATGGATATTAATTGAATATTATTTTTTAAAAGTGTAGGAGTTTCTTCATGAAGGGAAGAGACCAATAAAGACATTAGTGCATCTACTTCCAATTTTGGACGGTTCCAATTCTCAGTTGAAAAAGCATATAGGGTCAAATATTGGATACCTAACTCAGCGGCAGCCTCTACTGTTTCCCGGACTGCACTTACCCCATTTTTATGACCAAATATACGCTGGTTGCCTTTTTCTTTGGCCCACCTGCCATTGCCGTCCATAATCACAGCGATATGTACAGGTAACTTGTCAATATCTATTTTATCCCTATATGTCATTTATAATCAAGTTGCTGCCTATATGCAGGGCATGATGTATTTTTTTCAAAGATACGGAAAGTAACGAAAATACCCGCAAAAGAATACCAATCATTATTGTGTGACCGGGAATAAGAGCCTTCCGGCCCAGGATTCAACACGCCATCCAACTTATCGGTAAAAGTCTTTCTTAACCCCCACTCGCATCCGACCCCGATTCGTGGAGTAATCCGGTATTTATAACCGATTCCAAAGGGTATGGTCAAATGATTTTCAGCTTCTTCCGCTGTTGATGAAACAATAAATGAATACCCTATACCTGCAAAAATATATGGGGTATGCCCTGACTGAAAGCGGTTAACAATGTATCGAAGAAAATTAAATTCATAACCGATTTGTATATCAATAAGGGAGGTGTTAAAACTAGCCCCTCTGTTCTGCTGGAAATCATTATCAAAATCCGAATCATCACCTTTTAGCTTACCATAAAAGATATTGGCACGAAGACAATGATGTTCTGTAAAATTATGCTTCAAAAGCGCGCCAAAAGATAAATCCGGAGCATAAAAATGCTTACGGGGATTAATATCCCCCAGGTAATAAGATGTTCCTCCGAAAAAACCAGCATCAGTATTTGTATAGAACTTTTGTGCTTCTACCAATGAAGAAACAAAAAGGGATAATCCGATACAACAAACAATATATTTGGTTAATTTCAAGATTTCTTTTATAACGTATATTAACTAAAATCAAAAAACGAAACGTAAAATGGTTTCGTTTTATTGTCCGAATGCTATTTTAATATGATACCTACCCATTTATTTGCCTAACGACGACGAGACGTTTTCTTTTTCCCTCCTACAAATTGGATTTTATAAATGGCATGAATGGTGGTAAAATAATATGCATCATTGGATTTTGACCAATCTGTGGTAAAACCGTCGATATAATCGGAGTTAGTGAACCTTCCACCGATCTCAAGCCCCAATGACCACCCTTCTGACACATCTGTCCGTATACCAATCCCAAGGGGAAAAACTAATGCAGTTACTGATTTTTTAAAATATTCTCCACTACAGGGAATAGTCTCACGAGTATTAAAATCGATATAATTATAACAAAATCCGATGCCTGCAAATATATATGGCCGGGTAGTCATTCTATAACTCCTAAGTCCTTTTCTTTTGGCTAAAAGGGAACCGATGGACCCTCTTATCCTTAAAAAATTCCATTCAACCTGCCCGGATAATTCAAGCATAAAAGTGTTAAACGCAAATCCCCGTTCATCTCTTAATGAGCCTCTATCGTCGTCTGACGTCATCCCGGCAAACAGATTTACCTTTCCCGAAAAATGTTCATTGAAATCATTTCTCCCGCCCAGATAAAGCATGGGACGGCTATGACGCAATGTAAGATCCCTTATTCCAGCCCAGTTATCAAGATACGAAGACCCCCCGATATCCCCAAGAACATGGGAGACACCCAATCCAAAATGCACTTCATATGTCTTATAACGTCTATACTGAGCTTCTACAGAATAGCTGAAAAACAAAAGAATAACAACAATTGAAATGTTGATTCTCATCAATACATGTTTTACTTTAAAAGAACAAAAATAAATAAAAGTATCGGATTAAGAAAAAAAAATATCATTATATTCTCAACTCATCATGCCTGGTAAAGTTTTGATTCAGAATCAAACACATAATATCAGGATAAATATAAATTATTATAAAT
Proteins encoded in this region:
- the uppS gene encoding di-trans,poly-cis-decaprenylcistransferase, which encodes MTYRDKIDIDKLPVHIAVIMDGNGRWAKEKGNQRIFGHKNGVSAVRETVEAAAELGIQYLTLYAFSTENWNRPKLEVDALMSLLVSSLHEETPTLLKNNIQLISIGNIGGLSEEVSLQLKNAKEKTAHNSGLKLVLALNYSGRWEILDAVNRMKSDMLSGKLDMPITEHIFSTYLATYGIPDPELMIRTSGESRISNFLLWQIAYSE
- a CDS encoding DUF6089 family protein, whose translation is MKLTKYIVCCIGLSLFVSSLVEAQKFYTNTDAGFFGGTSYYLGDINPRKHFYAPDLSFGALLKHNFTEHHCLRANIFYGKLKGDDSDFDNDFQQNRGASFNTSLIDIQIGYEFNFLRYIVNRFQSGHTPYIFAGIGYSFIVSSTAEEAENHLTIPFGIGYKYRITPRIGVGCEWGLRKTFTDKLDGVLNPGPEGSYSRSHNNDWYSFAGIFVTFRIFEKNTSCPAYRQQLDYK
- a CDS encoding DUF6089 family protein gives rise to the protein MRINISIVVILLFFSYSVEAQYRRYKTYEVHFGLGVSHVLGDIGGSSYLDNWAGIRDLTLRHSRPMLYLGGRNDFNEHFSGKVNLFAGMTSDDDRGSLRDERGFAFNTFMLELSGQVEWNFLRIRGSIGSLLAKRKGLRSYRMTTRPYIFAGIGFCYNYIDFNTRETIPCSGEYFKKSVTALVFPLGIGIRTDVSEGWSLGLEIGGRFTNSDYIDGFTTDWSKSNDAYYFTTIHAIYKIQFVGGKKKTSRRR